The Carnobacterium mobile DSM 4848 genome includes a window with the following:
- a CDS encoding glycosyltransferase family 8 protein, whose product MNLLFTLNENYLPPFYTLLHSIFHSTSHEESFEIYLMHKDIPDFQLLQLEAFIHKEGHSLHIIDCTNLFEEDTVVNRYYSIEMYYRLLAPFVLPDKMERILYLDPDIINLNSFAKFYNQDFKDKLFIATTHEYATKWIQPLNNLRLGTLKSEDYFNTGILLMNLPKIRKQVTSEDIFKAIEVNKNRLVLPDQDIFNHLYWDRIGEADWRIYNLDPRFYSKLKLFFPTVYNQEWVEKNVVFIHYCGKHKPWVENEKYRYDLGFYYHKFKKAHPYLPTYQPAVEEPND is encoded by the coding sequence ATGAACTTATTATTTACTTTAAATGAAAATTATCTTCCGCCATTTTATACCTTGCTTCATTCGATTTTTCACTCAACTAGTCACGAGGAATCCTTTGAGATCTATTTAATGCATAAAGATATACCGGACTTTCAACTTCTTCAATTAGAAGCATTCATTCATAAAGAAGGTCATTCTCTGCATATTATTGATTGTACGAATCTGTTTGAAGAAGATACGGTAGTCAATCGGTACTATTCCATTGAAATGTATTATCGTTTATTAGCTCCTTTTGTCTTGCCGGACAAAATGGAGCGGATTCTTTACCTCGATCCTGATATCATCAATTTGAATTCATTTGCTAAATTTTATAATCAGGATTTCAAAGATAAACTATTTATTGCAACAACTCACGAATATGCGACAAAGTGGATTCAGCCGCTTAATAACCTTCGCTTAGGAACTCTTAAATCAGAAGATTATTTCAACACCGGTATCTTACTGATGAACCTGCCAAAAATCCGCAAACAGGTAACTTCAGAGGATATTTTTAAGGCTATAGAGGTAAACAAAAACCGTTTAGTTTTGCCAGACCAAGATATCTTCAATCATTTGTACTGGGACCGCATTGGCGAAGCCGATTGGCGGATTTATAATTTAGATCCGCGTTTTTATTCAAAATTAAAATTATTCTTCCCTACTGTTTATAATCAGGAATGGGTAGAAAAAAACGTTGTCTTCATCCATTACTGCGGCAAACACAAACCTTGGGTGGAAAATGAAAAATATCGCTATGATTTAGGTTTCTATTATCATAAATTTAAGAAGGCTCATCCTTATTTGCCAACTTATCAACCAGCAGTGGAAGAACCTAACGACTAA
- a CDS encoding GntR family transcriptional regulator, whose amino-acid sequence MSTLPKYMTIYTDLKQKINTDFYKINEKIPTGDDLAIEYDCSKLTVKKAIDLLVKEGMVIRRRGSGSFIKGKSTNGGAIALGPTSGLISTVGKEHITSKTYQFSIEKPSNEIAEKLEIKDNGYVYKIIRVRYVNHAPYSVEHTYMPLSVITGLEPKHLESSIYNYIREELGFKMQRAHVWVRGDKVTVEDCKLLDVDKDTFIMEVEKIAHLEDGRIFEYSLTRHDYQNFVFETVFVQN is encoded by the coding sequence ATGAGCACACTTCCTAAATATATGACGATCTATACAGATCTTAAACAAAAAATAAACACTGACTTTTACAAAATCAATGAAAAAATTCCTACTGGCGATGACCTGGCTATTGAGTACGACTGTAGTAAATTGACTGTCAAAAAAGCCATTGATTTGCTTGTAAAGGAAGGCATGGTTATTCGCAGACGCGGTTCTGGTTCATTTATCAAAGGAAAATCCACTAATGGAGGAGCTATTGCGCTCGGTCCAACATCAGGCTTGATAAGTACAGTTGGTAAAGAACACATCACCTCTAAAACTTATCAATTTTCGATCGAAAAACCGTCAAATGAAATTGCCGAAAAACTCGAAATAAAAGATAATGGGTATGTCTATAAAATTATCCGCGTAAGATACGTGAACCACGCTCCTTATTCAGTTGAACATACCTATATGCCGCTTTCAGTCATCACAGGTTTAGAACCAAAACATTTAGAAAGCTCAATCTACAATTATATTCGTGAGGAATTAGGTTTTAAAATGCAACGTGCTCATGTTTGGGTACGTGGGGATAAGGTTACAGTTGAGGATTGCAAACTATTGGATGTCGACAAAGATACTTTTATCATGGAAGTCGAAAAAATCGCCCATCTGGAAGATGGCCGTATTTTTGAATATTCTTTGACCAGACATGACTATCAAAATTTTGTATTTGAAACGGTATTTGTTCAAAATTGA
- a CDS encoding glycoside hydrolase family 1 protein — translation MEEMITFPKDFWWGSAWSAEQAEGRGNTGKAETVWEHWFKEEPNRFYNRIDSSVTTDHINHYKEDIQLMKETGHNSFRLSISWARMFPDGGTGKVNPKAVEFYRNLLTEMNKNGIKPFVNLYHFDMPFALQEKGGWESREVVDAYVNYATTCFKELGDLVYHWFTFNEPLGPILGSYLEGFHYPALVDFKRGAQAAFYTILAHALAIQSFKELQLNSKIGVILNLSPTYPRSQQPADIKAAEIVDALYTRSFLDPMVKGTFPEKLVEILKEYDQMPIYEAADLTVIEQNTAQILGLNYYEPRRVKARLTAINPEGPFLPEWFYENYDMPGKRMNIYRGWEIYEKGIYDLCIDIRDNYGNIEAFISENGMGVADEERFMNDKGQVIDDYRIDYIKDHLAYVHKAISEGCNIKGYHLWTFIDCWSWINAYKNRYGLVSLNLENQKRTIKKSGEFYKEMSRNNGFVYDTHRLV, via the coding sequence ATGGAAGAGATGATAACGTTCCCAAAAGATTTTTGGTGGGGTTCAGCCTGGTCGGCAGAACAAGCTGAAGGTCGAGGGAATACAGGAAAAGCAGAAACAGTTTGGGAACATTGGTTTAAAGAAGAACCCAATCGTTTTTATAACAGAATAGATTCAAGCGTTACGACAGATCATATAAATCACTACAAAGAAGATATTCAATTAATGAAAGAAACTGGACACAATTCATTTAGATTATCCATTTCTTGGGCAAGAATGTTTCCTGATGGAGGCACTGGTAAAGTTAATCCTAAAGCCGTTGAGTTTTATCGAAATTTATTAACAGAAATGAATAAAAACGGCATCAAACCGTTTGTTAACTTGTATCATTTTGATATGCCATTTGCTTTGCAAGAAAAAGGCGGCTGGGAATCTAGAGAGGTGGTCGATGCTTATGTAAATTACGCTACAACTTGTTTTAAAGAACTTGGGGATTTAGTTTATCATTGGTTTACCTTTAATGAACCGCTTGGTCCAATTTTAGGCAGTTATTTAGAAGGATTCCATTATCCAGCATTAGTAGATTTTAAACGGGGTGCACAAGCTGCTTTTTACACGATCTTAGCGCATGCATTAGCGATTCAATCCTTTAAAGAATTGCAATTGAACTCGAAAATCGGCGTTATTTTAAACCTAAGTCCTACTTATCCAAGAAGTCAACAGCCTGCAGATATAAAAGCGGCAGAAATTGTAGACGCTTTATATACACGTAGTTTCTTAGATCCAATGGTTAAAGGAACTTTCCCGGAAAAACTAGTGGAGATATTGAAAGAATACGATCAAATGCCTATTTATGAAGCAGCTGATCTAACAGTGATCGAACAGAACACTGCTCAAATTTTAGGACTGAATTACTATGAACCTCGCCGGGTAAAAGCAAGGTTAACTGCAATCAATCCTGAAGGACCATTTTTACCAGAATGGTTTTATGAAAATTATGATATGCCGGGCAAACGAATGAATATCTATCGTGGCTGGGAAATTTACGAAAAAGGAATTTACGATTTATGTATCGATATCCGCGATAATTATGGCAACATCGAAGCTTTTATTTCAGAAAACGGAATGGGAGTAGCCGACGAAGAAAGATTTATGAACGATAAAGGCCAAGTTATCGACGATTACCGAATCGATTACATTAAAGACCATTTAGCTTACGTGCATAAAGCTATTTCTGAGGGATGCAACATTAAAGGGTATCATTTATGGACTTTTATAGATTGCTGGTCATGGATCAATGCATATAAAAATAGATACGGCTTGGTTTCCTTAAATCTAGAAAACCAAAAGCGGACGATTAAAAAAAGCGGAGAATTTTATAAAGAAATGAGTCGCAACAACGGTTTTGTGTACGATACACATAGACTAGTTTAG
- a CDS encoding PTS sugar transporter subunit IIC: protein MSDSSEKMSITDRFAYVAQKMGNQIHLRTLRDAFASIMPFIILAGFMTLINYVILEPTGFMGKIIAPETLTTWQSIGTSISNGTLNVMALLIAVAIAYHLSVNRGYNNVIAPILVSFSTMIVVTPLSTTFIPEGFKEEVLVPGVIPVSYTSASGMFVGIVVGLLATDLFIKLSSNEKLKINISGNIPPAVIKSFNVLIPIMINVLIFAVASFALNQLFDMDFNTLITTVITKPLSYVTTSLPGFLLLTSIANLFFGFGIHQAVISGALLDPFLLQNMQDNMLAYANHEEIPHIINMAFKDTFAVMGGSGNTVALLIAIFVFSKRKDYKDVSKLSLAPALFNISEPIIFGLPICFNPMLIIPFVLAPIFSLTVAYFATSIGMINHVVVQIPWTTPPIISGFLATGGDWRAAALQIVIIAVSVFIYLPFLKIDERVNKMQLAEQNN, encoded by the coding sequence ATGTCAGATTCATCAGAAAAGATGTCCATTACTGATCGTTTTGCTTACGTAGCACAAAAAATGGGAAATCAAATCCATTTGCGCACGTTAAGAGATGCATTTGCATCTATCATGCCATTCATTATTTTAGCCGGTTTTATGACATTAATTAATTACGTTATTTTGGAGCCAACAGGATTCATGGGTAAAATCATTGCTCCAGAGACGTTAACTACTTGGCAGTCGATTGGAACGTCTATATCAAACGGTACACTAAATGTGATGGCCTTATTGATTGCAGTTGCCATCGCTTACCACCTTTCTGTAAATCGGGGATACAATAACGTTATCGCTCCAATTTTAGTGTCATTCTCTACCATGATTGTGGTAACCCCTTTAAGTACAACATTTATACCAGAAGGCTTTAAAGAAGAAGTATTGGTACCAGGAGTTATACCAGTTAGTTATACTAGTGCCTCAGGTATGTTTGTCGGAATAGTCGTCGGTTTGCTGGCAACTGATTTATTTATCAAGCTATCATCAAATGAAAAATTAAAAATAAATATTAGTGGGAATATTCCTCCAGCTGTTATTAAATCATTTAATGTACTTATTCCAATTATGATTAATGTATTGATTTTTGCTGTTGCTTCTTTTGCATTAAATCAATTGTTTGATATGGATTTTAACACACTAATCACGACTGTCATCACTAAACCTTTAAGTTATGTCACAACTAGTCTTCCAGGTTTTCTATTATTGACAAGTATAGCTAACTTGTTCTTCGGTTTTGGTATTCACCAAGCTGTTATTTCAGGAGCTTTGTTGGACCCATTCTTATTGCAAAACATGCAGGACAATATGTTAGCCTATGCCAATCATGAAGAGATTCCTCATATTATCAATATGGCTTTCAAAGATACTTTTGCCGTTATGGGCGGATCAGGAAATACAGTTGCCTTATTGATTGCCATTTTTGTATTCAGTAAACGTAAAGATTATAAAGATGTATCTAAATTATCTTTGGCACCGGCATTATTTAATATTAGTGAACCCATTATTTTTGGATTACCGATTTGTTTTAACCCAATGTTGATTATTCCATTTGTCCTGGCACCTATATTTTCGTTGACTGTTGCTTATTTCGCAACATCCATTGGAATGATCAATCACGTTGTGGTTCAGATACCCTGGACAACGCCACCTATTATTTCAGGATTCTTGGCTACAGGGGGAGACTGGCGGGCAGCTGCGCTTCAAATAGTCATTATTGCGGTTTCCGTATTTATTTACTTACCGTTCTTAAAAATTGATGAACGTGTGAATAAGATGCAATTAGCAGAACAAAATAATTAA
- a CDS encoding MurR/RpiR family transcriptional regulator, which translates to MLFLDTTPDLTDFDTAIYKYISNHLDQVAYMRIRDLAAETHTSTTSILRFCKKFGCSGFSEFRIKLQMYSKEQKQQKIQSIDETAYIDFLNRTTQPFYKEKIREAVSLLQDKELILFLGEGSSNIIAEYGALYFSSIFNMALRIEDPSNHPIDYLSKKLSDQVCIIALSVSGETKNIVNYLNHLSFSSSTIISITNSSKSTIARLSDVNIPYYITPESIKDADITSQLPALYTIETLAKEVRATN; encoded by the coding sequence ATGTTGTTTCTTGATACAACCCCTGATTTAACTGATTTTGATACGGCTATTTACAAATACATTTCCAATCACTTAGACCAAGTCGCTTATATGCGAATCCGTGATTTAGCTGCTGAAACACATACGAGCACTACCAGTATTTTACGTTTCTGTAAAAAATTTGGCTGTTCTGGTTTTTCTGAATTTAGAATCAAACTGCAAATGTATTCAAAAGAACAAAAACAGCAAAAAATACAGTCTATCGATGAAACAGCTTATATTGATTTCTTAAATCGGACTACGCAACCTTTCTATAAAGAAAAAATTCGCGAAGCTGTTTCTTTGTTGCAAGATAAAGAGTTAATTTTATTTCTTGGCGAAGGCTCGTCCAATATCATTGCAGAATATGGGGCTTTATATTTTTCATCTATTTTCAATATGGCATTAAGAATTGAAGACCCTTCTAATCATCCAATTGACTATTTATCAAAAAAATTATCTGATCAAGTCTGTATCATTGCATTGTCTGTTTCAGGAGAAACAAAAAATATCGTTAATTATTTGAATCACTTAAGCTTCAGCAGCAGTACCATTATTTCAATCACGAACAGTTCAAAATCAACCATTGCTCGTCTTTCTGATGTCAATATTCCTTATTATATTACTCCAGAGTCTATCAAAGATGCAGACATTACATCACAACTTCCAGCTCTTTACACAATCGAAACACTTGCAAAAGAAGTAAGAGCTACTAATTAA
- a CDS encoding 6-phospho-beta-glucosidase, which produces MKKGLKIVTIGGGSSYTPELVEGFINRHAELPLKELWLVDVELGKEKQAIVGEMAKRMIKAANIDCEVHLTLDRREALKDADFVTTQLRVGQLDARILDERIPLSHGMIGQETNGAGGIFKALRTIPVILDIVEDMKELCPDAWLIDFTNPAGMVTEAVMRYGNWDKVVGLCNIPVNAIVEEAALLERDPEELFFQFAGINHLHWHTVVDNKGKSLTDELLKIMYGDASNSKSIVANIQENDLIFEQVQNLHMVPCPYHRYYYLTDEALKEEIEDFKNSGTRAEKVKGIEKELFELYKDENLDYKPQQLAERGGARYSDAACNIINSIYNDKRMIMTVSTKNNGTITDLPADCVVEVTSMITGNGPVPFQFGSFAPAERGLLQLMKSMELLAVEAAVTGDYGTLLQAFTMNPLITSGFVAKQVMDELLVAHKTYLPQFAEKIKEIEKATTAS; this is translated from the coding sequence ATGAAAAAAGGTTTAAAAATTGTAACGATTGGCGGAGGCTCAAGTTATACGCCGGAATTAGTGGAAGGTTTTATTAACCGTCATGCTGAATTGCCGTTAAAAGAATTGTGGTTAGTCGATGTAGAGCTCGGAAAAGAAAAGCAAGCGATTGTTGGAGAAATGGCTAAGAGAATGATCAAAGCGGCAAATATCGACTGTGAAGTTCATTTGACATTAGACCGTAGAGAAGCGCTGAAAGACGCTGACTTTGTTACAACACAATTAAGAGTAGGACAATTGGACGCTAGAATATTAGACGAACGCATTCCCTTAAGCCATGGCATGATTGGCCAAGAAACAAATGGAGCCGGCGGAATATTTAAAGCATTGAGAACTATTCCAGTTATATTAGATATTGTAGAAGACATGAAAGAACTTTGTCCAGATGCATGGCTGATTGATTTTACGAACCCGGCTGGTATGGTAACAGAAGCGGTTATGCGGTACGGGAATTGGGACAAGGTCGTGGGGTTATGCAATATTCCAGTGAATGCGATCGTCGAAGAAGCTGCTTTATTAGAACGAGATCCTGAAGAATTATTTTTCCAATTTGCCGGAATCAATCACTTGCACTGGCATACGGTTGTAGACAATAAAGGCAAATCCTTAACAGATGAACTGTTAAAAATCATGTATGGCGATGCTTCAAACTCTAAAAGTATTGTAGCAAATATCCAGGAAAACGATTTGATTTTTGAACAAGTGCAAAACTTGCATATGGTGCCTTGTCCATATCATAGATACTATTACTTAACAGATGAAGCATTGAAAGAAGAAATAGAAGACTTCAAAAATTCAGGGACTCGTGCTGAAAAAGTTAAAGGTATCGAAAAAGAATTGTTCGAATTGTACAAAGACGAAAATCTAGATTACAAACCGCAGCAATTAGCCGAACGAGGCGGAGCAAGATACAGTGATGCGGCTTGCAACATCATTAATTCAATTTACAATGACAAACGGATGATCATGACTGTCAGCACGAAAAATAATGGAACCATCACTGATTTGCCAGCAGATTGTGTGGTTGAAGTGACCAGTATGATCACTGGTAATGGTCCAGTTCCATTCCAATTTGGCAGTTTTGCACCAGCTGAAAGAGGGTTATTGCAATTAATGAAATCGATGGAGTTATTAGCTGTTGAAGCTGCTGTGACGGGAGACTATGGTACATTGCTGCAAGCCTTTACGATGAATCCTTTGATCACCAGCGGATTTGTTGCTAAACAAGTAATGGATGAACTATTAGTTGCCCATAAGACTTATTTACCGCAATTTGCTGAAAAAATCAAAGAAATTGAAAAAGCAACTACAGCAAGCTAA
- a CDS encoding YaiI/YqxD family protein yields MKIYIDADACPVKDIVISEGTAQHIPVILVTSISHFSTVEQPAGVETIYVDIGAEAADYRIMRLAKKGDLIVTQDYGLASLALAKGCIVLHHTGFKYTNDNIDQLLQSRYLSAQVRKSGKRTKGPKPFTEENRLTFQKLFKETLLEATNQTN; encoded by the coding sequence ATGAAAATTTATATCGATGCCGATGCTTGTCCTGTAAAAGATATCGTTATCTCAGAAGGAACAGCTCAACATATTCCCGTTATTTTAGTTACCAGTATTTCTCACTTTTCGACCGTTGAACAACCGGCTGGAGTAGAAACAATTTATGTCGACATTGGAGCCGAAGCTGCTGATTACCGAATCATGCGTTTGGCAAAAAAAGGCGATTTAATCGTCACTCAAGATTACGGCTTAGCTTCATTAGCACTAGCTAAAGGTTGTATTGTCTTGCACCATACTGGTTTTAAGTATACCAACGACAACATCGACCAATTGTTGCAATCACGTTATTTAAGTGCTCAAGTTCGAAAAAGCGGAAAACGCACTAAAGGACCTAAACCGTTCACTGAAGAAAACCGCCTAACTTTCCAAAAGTTATTCAAAGAAACCCTTTTAGAGGCTACTAATCAGACAAACTAA
- a CDS encoding secondary thiamine-phosphate synthase enzyme YjbQ, with amino-acid sequence MTDNLFVFQISTREKQSFTTIDSYLQEALTKSGVEKGMMLIFCPHTTAAITINENADPDVKKDLKLGFDETFPNKPAYVHMEGNSDGHMKSSVVGASEMLIIEKGRLILGTWQSVYFFDFDGPRTRNFYVKILEG; translated from the coding sequence ATGACAGATAATTTATTTGTTTTTCAAATTTCAACCCGTGAAAAACAATCTTTTACTACGATCGATTCTTATTTGCAGGAAGCTTTAACCAAAAGTGGTGTGGAAAAAGGCATGATGTTGATTTTTTGCCCACATACAACCGCAGCTATTACGATCAATGAAAACGCTGATCCCGATGTAAAAAAAGACCTGAAGTTAGGGTTTGATGAAACTTTCCCTAACAAACCAGCCTATGTGCATATGGAAGGCAATTCAGATGGTCATATGAAATCCTCTGTTGTAGGAGCGAGCGAAATGCTTATCATTGAAAAAGGCCGACTTATTCTTGGAACATGGCAAAGTGTGTATTTTTTTGATTTTGATGGTCCGCGAACAAGAAATTTCTATGTAAAAATTTTAGAAGGGTAA
- a CDS encoding 50S ribosomal protein L25 yields the protein MKVNAELRTEVGTASANRYRKAHKLPAVVYNKGGDATPVLLNEKDFIEVLKQLGKNGIFDIVVGDEAPRQVIVKDFQSAALKFQILDVELQAIEKGQKLTVTVPIVLTGAESVKLGMVSQTLNELEIETTPNNIPTEFEVDVSTLAIGDSLTVADLNVSKDITVFDEQDETVVIVAPPATLEDVDTAEATEPDLIGEKTE from the coding sequence ATGAAAGTAAATGCAGAATTAAGAACAGAGGTTGGAACAGCATCAGCTAATCGTTATAGAAAGGCTCATAAACTTCCAGCTGTTGTCTACAATAAAGGAGGAGACGCTACTCCTGTTTTATTAAATGAAAAAGATTTTATTGAAGTATTGAAACAACTAGGTAAAAACGGAATTTTTGATATTGTTGTGGGTGATGAAGCACCTCGACAAGTAATTGTTAAAGACTTCCAAAGTGCCGCTTTAAAATTCCAAATATTAGATGTAGAGCTTCAAGCCATTGAAAAAGGCCAAAAATTAACCGTTACTGTTCCAATCGTTTTAACAGGTGCTGAAAGTGTTAAATTAGGAATGGTTTCTCAAACATTAAATGAACTAGAAATTGAAACGACTCCGAATAATATTCCAACAGAGTTCGAAGTCGATGTGAGTACCTTAGCAATTGGCGATTCCTTAACAGTGGCTGACTTAAATGTAAGCAAGGATATTACTGTCTTTGACGAACAAGATGAAACGGTAGTCATTGTGGCACCACCTGCTACTCTAGAAGATGTTGACACTGCTGAAGCTACTGAACCAGATTTGATCGGTGAAAAAACTGAATAA
- a CDS encoding acetyl-CoA C-acetyltransferase, translating into MEEVVIVSAARTPIGKFGGSLKNTTAIELGAIVVKEVIKKSGLSADKIDQLIFGNVLQAGLGQNPARQIAVHAGVPYSAPSMTVNEVCGSGLKAVILGSQAIRLGDAEIVVVGGTENMTQAPYLLNNHRWGKKAGNDQLIDSAMHDGLADAFDHLPMGMTAENVAEQYGISRTEQDAFAAHSQMKAAQAQDNGAFSAEIVPVPVKGPKGQTALFSEDEFIRKQTNLDSLAKLPAAFKENGTVTAGNSSGINDGAAALILMKKSHAEELNISYLATLKGYAEAGINPSIMGYAPYYAIEEVLEKTHLNLEDMDLIELNEAFAAQSVAVMRDLNMNKDKVNVNGGAIALGHPIGASGARILVSLVHEMQKRETTFGLASLCVGGGIGMAMVIEKSETNNELKPFC; encoded by the coding sequence ATGGAGGAAGTTGTTATCGTAAGTGCAGCACGAACTCCCATTGGAAAATTTGGGGGCAGCTTGAAAAACACTACTGCAATTGAATTAGGTGCAATCGTTGTAAAAGAAGTTATCAAAAAATCGGGTCTATCCGCAGATAAAATAGACCAGCTTATTTTTGGAAATGTTTTGCAAGCTGGCTTGGGACAAAATCCGGCTCGACAAATTGCTGTCCATGCCGGCGTTCCTTACTCAGCTCCATCCATGACGGTGAATGAAGTGTGCGGTTCTGGCTTAAAAGCCGTTATTCTTGGAAGCCAAGCTATTCGACTAGGGGATGCTGAGATCGTTGTGGTAGGCGGTACTGAAAACATGACACAAGCTCCTTATCTTTTAAATAATCACCGTTGGGGAAAGAAAGCAGGAAATGATCAACTGATCGACAGCGCGATGCACGATGGACTGGCCGATGCTTTTGATCACCTGCCAATGGGAATGACCGCTGAAAATGTAGCTGAACAATATGGCATCTCAAGAACTGAACAAGATGCTTTTGCTGCACATTCACAAATGAAGGCTGCTCAAGCCCAAGACAACGGAGCTTTTTCGGCAGAAATCGTGCCAGTACCTGTTAAAGGACCAAAAGGCCAAACAGCTTTGTTTAGTGAAGATGAATTTATTCGCAAACAAACGAATCTAGACAGCTTAGCCAAACTTCCTGCTGCTTTTAAAGAAAACGGAACGGTCACTGCAGGAAATTCTTCTGGAATAAATGACGGGGCAGCAGCTCTTATCTTGATGAAAAAATCGCACGCTGAAGAACTGAACATCTCTTATCTAGCTACTCTTAAAGGTTACGCAGAAGCTGGGATCAATCCTTCAATTATGGGATATGCACCTTATTATGCAATTGAAGAAGTTTTAGAAAAAACTCATTTAAACTTAGAAGATATGGATTTGATTGAATTAAATGAAGCCTTTGCTGCCCAAAGTGTTGCTGTCATGCGGGATTTGAATATGAATAAAGACAAAGTTAATGTTAACGGCGGAGCAATTGCATTAGGTCACCCAATCGGTGCTTCTGGGGCCCGTATTTTAGTTAGCTTAGTTCATGAAATGCAGAAAAGAGAAACGACTTTCGGTCTCGCTTCTTTATGTGTCGGCGGCGGAATTGGTATGGCTATGGTCATTGAAAAAAGTGAGACAAATAATGAATTGAAACCGTTTTGTTAG